One region of Flavobacterium sp. GSB-24 genomic DNA includes:
- a CDS encoding DUF4434 domain-containing protein, whose protein sequence is MKTRRDFLSQLGLGAASAVSIPLLSSFESNSSIKDVEKPAIITEERPELLVPQGNALRITGTFLDEISHDIPHQNWGEKEWDRDFAHMKAIGIDTVIMIRSGYRKFITYNSDYLINKRGCYKPGVDLLDMYLRLADKHKMKFYFGLYDSGVYWDTGDMTTEIEANKFVIEEVWKKYGHYKSFAGWYLSGEISRKTKGAIESFRTLGQLCKDVSGGLPTFMSPWIDGKKAVMAASGKLSKEDAVSVQEHEKEWGEIFDGIKGAVDACAFQDGHIDYDELDAFFSVNKKLGDKYGLECWTNAETFDRDMPIKFFPIKFEKLRLKLEAAQRAGYQKGITFEFSHFMSPQSAYLQAGHLYDRYKEYFGIK, encoded by the coding sequence ATGAAAACCAGAAGAGATTTTTTGAGCCAATTAGGATTGGGAGCAGCATCTGCAGTGAGTATTCCATTATTGAGTTCTTTTGAGAGTAATTCGTCTATAAAAGATGTTGAAAAACCGGCAATAATTACAGAAGAACGTCCGGAATTATTAGTTCCACAGGGAAATGCATTACGAATTACAGGAACTTTCTTAGACGAAATTTCACATGATATTCCGCATCAAAATTGGGGAGAAAAAGAGTGGGATCGAGATTTTGCACACATGAAGGCCATAGGTATTGATACGGTTATTATGATTCGTTCAGGTTATAGAAAATTTATTACTTACAATTCAGATTATTTAATCAATAAAAGAGGCTGTTACAAACCAGGTGTAGATCTTTTAGACATGTACTTACGTTTGGCAGATAAACATAAAATGAAATTTTACTTCGGATTATACGATTCTGGAGTTTATTGGGATACAGGAGATATGACGACTGAAATCGAAGCCAATAAATTTGTGATCGAAGAAGTTTGGAAAAAATATGGACACTATAAAAGTTTTGCCGGCTGGTATTTAAGTGGAGAAATCAGCCGTAAAACCAAAGGAGCGATAGAATCATTCAGAACTTTAGGGCAACTATGTAAAGATGTTTCCGGCGGATTGCCAACATTTATGTCGCCTTGGATTGACGGTAAAAAAGCAGTAATGGCAGCATCAGGCAAATTATCTAAAGAAGATGCAGTTTCGGTTCAGGAACATGAAAAAGAATGGGGCGAAATATTTGACGGAATCAAAGGTGCAGTTGATGCGTGCGCGTTTCAGGATGGACATATTGATTATGATGAATTAGACGCTTTTTTCTCAGTAAATAAAAAATTAGGAGATAAATATGGTTTAGAATGCTGGACAAATGCTGAAACTTTTGACAGAGATATGCCAATTAAATTTTTTCCAATCAAATTTGAAAAATTGAGATTAAAACTTGAAGCGGCTCAAAGAGCGGGATATCAAAAAGGAATCACTTTTGAGTTTTCGCATTTTATGAGTCCGCAGTCTGCTTATTTACAGGCAGGACATTTATACGATCGATATAAAGAGTATTTCGGAATCAAATAA
- a CDS encoding sugar porter family MFS transporter, whose translation MNQKENFKYIIFLSIIGAIGGFLFGYDVAVISGTIEQVAKQFALDNVSTGWYVGCALIGSIIGVAFAGKISDVLGRKWTMLLAATLFTISAAGCMFVNSFEALIWARILGGMGIGVASVVSPLYISEVSPARFRGTLVTLYQLAITVGIVASYFANAKVLSWAMSGQFEAQWAKVIFQTEFWRGMLGLCGVPSFLFFLIIFFIPESPRWQISKNNLAAAEKTLTKLFGAQEAQEQIANTKKSISNKEKSDWRILFQPGYRTALFIGMSLAILGQFMGVNVIFYYGPIIFKEAGMASQGSLDFQIVIGVVNVLSTVLGMYLVDKIGRKQLVYIGVTGMFAMLIAIGSYFYLGFKNPNILLYLIIGYIFFCAISICVVIWVLISEMYPVKVRGLAMSMAGFSLWIGSYLIGQLTPVLLESLSPAISFWIFAVMCIPYLLITRFYVPETTGKSLEEIEDIWIAH comes from the coding sequence ATGAATCAAAAAGAGAATTTTAAATATATAATCTTCCTGTCTATAATAGGTGCCATCGGCGGATTTCTTTTCGGCTACGATGTTGCGGTTATATCCGGAACTATCGAACAGGTGGCCAAACAGTTTGCATTAGATAATGTTTCAACGGGCTGGTATGTGGGCTGCGCATTAATAGGCTCTATTATAGGAGTTGCTTTTGCTGGAAAAATATCAGATGTTTTAGGTCGTAAATGGACGATGCTTTTGGCAGCAACTTTATTTACAATTTCTGCAGCTGGCTGTATGTTTGTGAATAGCTTTGAAGCGCTTATTTGGGCTAGAATACTTGGCGGAATGGGGATTGGTGTAGCTTCTGTTGTTTCTCCGTTATATATATCTGAGGTTTCTCCGGCACGTTTCAGAGGAACATTGGTAACGCTTTATCAATTGGCTATTACAGTTGGCATTGTTGCCTCTTATTTTGCCAATGCAAAAGTTTTAAGCTGGGCTATGTCAGGTCAGTTTGAGGCGCAATGGGCAAAAGTCATTTTTCAGACAGAATTTTGGAGAGGAATGTTAGGATTGTGCGGAGTTCCTTCTTTCTTATTTTTCCTAATTATCTTTTTTATACCAGAAAGTCCGAGATGGCAGATTTCTAAAAATAATCTTGCTGCAGCCGAAAAAACTCTAACAAAGTTATTTGGTGCTCAGGAAGCGCAAGAGCAGATAGCAAACACAAAGAAATCAATTTCAAATAAAGAAAAATCGGATTGGAGAATTTTATTCCAGCCTGGCTATAGAACCGCTTTATTCATTGGAATGAGTCTTGCCATTTTAGGACAATTCATGGGTGTAAATGTTATTTTTTATTACGGACCAATTATCTTTAAAGAAGCCGGAATGGCATCTCAGGGATCATTAGATTTTCAGATTGTAATTGGTGTTGTAAACGTATTATCTACAGTTTTAGGAATGTATCTGGTTGATAAAATCGGAAGAAAGCAATTAGTATATATAGGAGTAACAGGAATGTTCGCCATGCTTATTGCTATCGGGTCTTATTTTTATTTAGGATTCAAGAATCCGAATATTCTCTTGTATTTAATTATTGGTTACATTTTCTTCTGTGCTATTTCAATCTGTGTAGTTATTTGGGTTTTAATATCTGAGATGTATCCGGTAAAAGTACGAGGATTAGCAATGTCAATGGCAGGTTTCTCTCTTTGGATAGGTTCTTATCTTATCGGACAATTAACACCGGTATTATTAGAATCATTAAGTCCGGCAATTTCGTTTTGGATTTTTGCCGTAATGTGTATTCCGTATCTATTAATAACACGTTTTTATGTGCCTGAAACTACAGGAAAATCTTTAGAAGAAATTGAAGATATTTGGATTGCACATTAA
- a CDS encoding MFS transporter, which produces MKLFSKLQAKEPKSILNAAVIVAALGYFVDIYDLLLFGIVRTDSLKDLGITGDAIRNQGEYLISMQMFGMLFGGILWGILGDKKGRISVLFGSILIYSVANIANGMVDTIGAYAFWRLIAGIGLAGELGAGITLVAESLPKEKRGYGTMIVASVGVSGAVAAYIIYEIFQDWRLCYYAGGVLGILLLFLRISITESGIFKRVQEENEKKGDFLSLFTNRKRFFKYINCILIGMPLWFLVGVLITFSPEFAKALNIPQAETIEAGKAIAFCYAGLVFGDIASGLLSQLLKSRKKVMYWFLAFNLVMVFVYLNVAGISANVFYFLCLLMGVSVGYWVLFVTIAAEQFGTNIRATVTTTAPNFVRGSLPLIILVYSYFRDYIFDGDIICAAMVVGTLLSSISLLALSKLKETFHVDLDYSEKA; this is translated from the coding sequence ATGAAACTCTTTTCAAAGCTTCAGGCAAAAGAACCAAAGTCAATTTTAAATGCTGCCGTTATTGTGGCTGCTTTAGGTTATTTTGTTGATATATATGATCTTTTACTATTCGGAATTGTCCGTACAGACAGTTTGAAAGACTTAGGAATAACAGGCGATGCCATTCGGAATCAGGGAGAATATTTAATTAGTATGCAAATGTTCGGAATGCTCTTTGGCGGTATTCTATGGGGAATTTTAGGCGATAAAAAAGGTAGAATTTCTGTTTTATTTGGTTCGATACTTATTTATTCGGTTGCAAATATTGCAAACGGAATGGTGGACACAATTGGAGCGTATGCTTTTTGGAGACTTATTGCAGGAATTGGTCTAGCAGGAGAACTTGGAGCAGGAATTACACTTGTGGCAGAATCCCTTCCGAAAGAAAAACGTGGTTACGGAACTATGATTGTAGCTTCTGTTGGAGTTTCTGGAGCGGTTGCAGCCTATATTATTTATGAAATTTTTCAGGATTGGCGCTTATGTTATTACGCAGGAGGAGTTTTAGGAATCTTATTATTGTTTTTAAGAATTAGTATTACCGAGTCAGGAATTTTCAAAAGAGTTCAAGAGGAGAATGAAAAGAAAGGTGATTTTTTATCATTGTTTACTAATAGAAAACGATTTTTTAAATACATAAACTGTATTTTGATTGGAATGCCTTTGTGGTTTTTGGTTGGCGTATTAATTACGTTTTCACCTGAATTTGCAAAAGCACTAAACATACCGCAAGCCGAGACTATTGAAGCGGGAAAGGCAATTGCATTTTGTTATGCAGGTTTGGTTTTTGGAGATATTGCCAGCGGACTTTTGAGCCAATTGCTGAAAAGCAGAAAAAAAGTAATGTACTGGTTTTTGGCTTTCAATTTAGTAATGGTGTTTGTATATCTAAACGTTGCGGGGATTTCTGCAAATGTATTTTATTTCCTTTGTCTTTTAATGGGCGTTTCTGTTGGATATTGGGTTTTGTTTGTAACAATTGCCGCAGAGCAGTTTGGAACCAACATCCGTGCAACAGTTACGACTACTGCACCAAATTTTGTACGCGGTTCACTGCCCTTAATAATATTAGTTTACTCTTATTTTAGAGACTACATTTTTGACGGTGATATTATCTGCGCAGCAATGGTAGTAGGAACTCTATTGTCATCAATTTCATTGCTGGCCTTATCAAAGCTCAAAGAAACCTTTCATGTAGACTTAGATTATTCTGAAAAAGCATAA
- a CDS encoding LacI family DNA-binding transcriptional regulator: protein MKSKPVSIKDIADHLNISISTVSFVLNGKAEEKHISKKMTQKVLDYTKLIGYKPNQIAQSLRTGRSKILVFMVEDISSSFFSKLARIFEDMIYKKGYKVIFCSNENNDQKSRELIDLFNFRQVDGFIIVPSPGIKDTVEDLINYNIPVVLMDRFFEDLQCNYVGIDNVRASNDAVLHLIKNSFKNIGFITTTSNQSQMRDRLNGYDQAIFECGLKPNILKIPENKLAEAKEYIRDFFVKNINLDSVFFSTNYLAQSGLEVFKENDYVLLKKLGIISFEDHDMFRLCPTSISCVSQPLSEISAKLMETMLSLLENRDEVKSFQKSILKTELIIRDSSLSK from the coding sequence ATGAAAAGTAAACCAGTTTCTATAAAAGATATTGCCGATCACTTGAATATTTCAATATCAACGGTTTCTTTCGTGCTAAATGGCAAAGCGGAAGAAAAACATATTTCAAAAAAAATGACTCAAAAAGTATTGGATTATACTAAATTGATCGGCTACAAGCCAAATCAAATTGCGCAGAGCCTTAGAACAGGAAGATCAAAAATTTTAGTCTTCATGGTCGAAGACATTTCAAGCAGTTTTTTCTCGAAGCTTGCTAGGATTTTTGAAGACATGATTTACAAAAAGGGATATAAAGTTATATTTTGCAGTAACGAAAATAATGATCAGAAGTCAAGAGAACTTATAGATTTGTTTAATTTTCGACAGGTTGATGGGTTTATAATTGTTCCTTCTCCAGGTATAAAAGATACGGTTGAGGATCTTATAAATTATAATATCCCAGTTGTTTTGATGGACAGGTTTTTTGAGGATTTGCAATGCAATTATGTTGGTATTGATAATGTGAGAGCTTCAAATGATGCGGTTTTACATTTAATTAAAAATAGTTTTAAGAATATTGGTTTTATTACAACAACTTCAAACCAGTCTCAAATGAGAGATCGTCTGAATGGCTATGATCAGGCAATTTTTGAATGTGGGCTCAAACCAAACATCCTTAAGATTCCAGAAAATAAACTTGCGGAAGCAAAAGAATATATACGAGATTTTTTTGTTAAAAATATTAATTTGGATTCTGTTTTTTTTTCAACTAATTATCTTGCTCAAAGCGGATTGGAAGTTTTTAAAGAAAATGATTATGTTTTATTGAAAAAACTCGGCATTATTTCTTTTGAGGATCATGATATGTTTAGATTGTGTCCAACTTCTATTAGCTGCGTTTCTCAGCCGCTTTCTGAGATCTCTGCCAAGCTAATGGAAACAATGTTGTCTCTCCTAGAGAATAGAGATGAGGTTAAATCATTTCAAAAAAGCATATTAAAAACTGAATTAATTATTCGTGATTCGTCTCTATCTAAATAA
- a CDS encoding serine hydrolase, giving the protein MKRFFLLLSILCFFSGCKSVNNNPINQVLKSDSEIIKKVANQSELYELQIVYTSVKRKNNGKVILKDYKYNVDASNYYYPASTVKLPIAVLALEKLNAMKGVDVNTVFTINNDSTKLSFSDDLRKIFAVSSNEASNDFYEFMGRDYLNSKLREKGLKKVRISHRLSTTNSGAAETKGITFYKKDGGNIIIPRVTDSKILPLKLNKTSKGKGYYENGKLINSPMDFSRKNYLPLETLHGIMKRIVFPDNFSSKERFELSAENRELLLYDMQNLPRNAGFDPKEYYDSYCKFFMFGDTKDPIPSNIKIYNKVGDAYGTLIDCAYIIDEMNKVEFIISATLLVNKDEIFNDDIYEYDTVGLPFLAQLGRVFYDLNLKEKKGNNL; this is encoded by the coding sequence ATGAAAAGATTCTTTTTGTTATTAAGTATTCTATGTTTTTTTTCAGGCTGTAAATCAGTAAATAATAATCCGATCAATCAGGTCTTAAAGAGTGATTCCGAAATTATAAAGAAAGTTGCAAACCAGTCTGAATTGTATGAGCTCCAAATTGTTTATACTTCGGTAAAGAGAAAAAATAACGGAAAAGTTATTTTAAAGGATTATAAATACAATGTTGATGCTTCAAATTATTATTACCCGGCTAGTACAGTTAAACTTCCTATTGCAGTTTTGGCGTTGGAAAAGCTCAATGCTATGAAAGGGGTTGACGTAAATACTGTTTTCACTATAAATAATGATTCAACCAAGTTATCCTTTTCAGATGATTTGCGTAAAATTTTTGCTGTAAGTTCAAACGAGGCAAGTAATGATTTTTATGAATTTATGGGACGGGATTATCTTAACAGCAAGCTGAGAGAAAAAGGATTAAAAAAAGTTCGGATAAGTCACCGTTTATCTACCACAAATTCTGGTGCAGCAGAAACCAAAGGGATAACGTTTTACAAGAAAGATGGTGGAAACATCATCATTCCAAGGGTTACCGACAGTAAAATTTTGCCTTTAAAACTGAATAAAACATCAAAGGGCAAAGGATATTATGAAAATGGTAAATTGATTAATTCTCCTATGGATTTTAGCAGAAAGAATTATCTTCCCTTAGAAACATTACACGGAATTATGAAAAGAATTGTTTTTCCTGATAATTTTTCAAGCAAAGAACGTTTTGAGTTATCGGCAGAGAATAGAGAACTTCTTTTGTATGACATGCAGAATTTACCCAGAAATGCAGGTTTTGATCCAAAAGAGTATTACGATAGCTACTGCAAGTTTTTTATGTTTGGCGATACAAAAGATCCTATACCGAGCAACATAAAAATATATAATAAAGTTGGTGACGCTTACGGTACACTAATAGATTGTGCTTATATAATAGATGAGATGAATAAAGTTGAATTCATCATCAGCGCAACCTTACTGGTTAACAAAGATGAGATATTTAATGATGACATTTATGAATATGATACGGTAGGATTGCCATTTCTTGCTCAACTTGGAAGAGTTTTCTATGATTTGAACTTAAAGGAAAAAAAAGGAAATAATTTGTAG
- a CDS encoding AraC family transcriptional regulator yields the protein MKPVLDYLAKNFDESFATRLFNYNYFPTPWHFHPEYELVLVVESTGTRIIGDHRSEFGPGNLVLIGPDLPHLYRNNPEFYLPNTELRAKSIVVHFNRETFSDGFLSLPESKNLNQLLIQSSKGINITGLTNTLVSRMLFELIELNGLARWLKLLEILNCIAESDHLELISTNFIIGRNGVESERMKKILHYVYQNFKQDIKIETVAGLVNMANNSFSRYFSQRTRQSFTSFLNEIRLTYATKMLIETQKSVLEISLESGFNNLSHFNSQFKIRYQQSPLNFRKNYLHANENFRIGTT from the coding sequence ATGAAACCTGTCTTAGATTATCTGGCTAAAAATTTTGATGAATCTTTTGCTACAAGATTATTCAATTACAATTATTTTCCTACACCCTGGCATTTCCATCCAGAGTATGAATTAGTTCTGGTAGTGGAAAGCACTGGTACAAGAATTATAGGAGACCACAGGAGTGAATTTGGCCCCGGAAATCTTGTATTAATAGGACCTGATCTGCCACATCTTTACAGGAACAATCCTGAATTCTATCTGCCTAACACTGAACTTAGGGCCAAATCAATTGTGGTGCATTTTAATCGTGAAACTTTTAGTGATGGATTTCTTTCTCTGCCGGAAAGTAAAAATCTTAACCAGCTTTTAATTCAATCGTCAAAGGGAATAAATATAACAGGCCTTACAAATACACTTGTAAGCAGAATGCTTTTTGAGCTTATAGAATTAAATGGTCTGGCGAGATGGCTCAAACTTTTGGAAATTCTAAATTGCATTGCAGAATCAGACCATTTGGAATTAATCAGTACTAATTTCATAATTGGCAGAAATGGTGTTGAGTCTGAAAGAATGAAAAAAATACTGCATTATGTTTACCAGAATTTTAAGCAGGATATTAAAATTGAAACAGTAGCCGGGCTTGTTAATATGGCTAACAATTCATTTTCAAGATACTTTAGTCAAAGAACCCGTCAGTCATTTACTAGTTTTTTAAATGAAATACGATTAACCTACGCCACAAAGATGTTAATCGAAACACAAAAAAGTGTCTTGGAGATTAGTCTGGAATCTGGATTTAATAATTTATCACATTTCAATTCGCAGTTCAAAATACGTTATCAGCAAAGTCCTTTAAATTTCAGAAAAAATTATCTGCACGCAAATGAAAACTTCAGGATTGGGACAACATAA
- a CDS encoding phytanoyl-CoA dioxygenase family protein — protein sequence MRNEITEKQIAEYHDKGFIIVKNFCSKEEIDLLYQTAVNDQAMAKNALDLNDQSGKKTKLSLWFTPGNDVFGYLTRSNKVVKAVSQILGNSAPVCHYHSKLMQKEPKVGGAWEWHQDYGYWYKNQFMFPEQMMSVLIALTPANKENGCLQVISESHKMGRINHGFAGEQVGADMQMVDNALKTMDLVYAELQPGDALLFHSNLLHRSEANLSDYPRWSLISCYTLQSNIAYNETSESWKTPVDIVPDEAILTWDHESLSSADFLKKENDPALKETGWEDKV from the coding sequence ATGAGAAATGAAATAACAGAAAAACAGATTGCGGAGTATCACGATAAAGGATTTATTATAGTGAAAAACTTTTGCAGTAAGGAAGAAATTGACCTGCTTTACCAAACTGCCGTGAATGATCAGGCAATGGCAAAAAATGCACTTGATTTAAACGATCAATCTGGAAAGAAAACCAAACTTTCACTATGGTTTACACCCGGAAATGATGTTTTTGGCTATCTCACACGTTCCAATAAAGTTGTTAAGGCCGTAAGTCAGATTTTAGGAAACAGTGCTCCAGTTTGCCATTACCACTCTAAGCTTATGCAGAAAGAACCAAAAGTGGGAGGTGCATGGGAATGGCATCAGGATTATGGATACTGGTATAAAAATCAGTTTATGTTTCCTGAACAAATGATGAGTGTACTTATAGCACTCACACCGGCGAATAAAGAGAACGGCTGTCTGCAGGTTATTAGTGAATCTCATAAGATGGGCAGAATTAATCACGGCTTTGCTGGCGAGCAAGTTGGAGCTGATATGCAGATGGTTGATAATGCACTTAAAACAATGGATCTGGTTTATGCAGAACTGCAGCCGGGCGACGCCCTTCTTTTTCACAGTAATCTGCTTCACAGGTCAGAAGCAAATTTATCAGATTATCCAAGATGGTCCTTAATATCTTGTTATACCCTTCAGTCTAATATTGCGTATAATGAAACATCTGAATCTTGGAAAACACCCGTAGATATTGTTCCGGATGAAGCTATTTTGACTTGGGATCATGAATCCTTGTCATCTGCTGATTTCTTAAAAAAAGAAAATGATCCTGCTCTAAAAGAGACTGGTTGGGAAGACAAGGTTTGA
- a CDS encoding TIM barrel protein, whose product MKIKFFCPRWGSENLQWDEFAHKVRAAGYDGIESPIPFEEKEKLEIKEALKSEGLELIGQYYQSFEEEFGAHKDNFKRHLESIAELKPILIVSQTGKDYFSAAQNKNLFQAASEISNNTGITISHETHRNKALFAAHIAKNLLQENQEVRITADFSHWCVVSESLLEQQKDAVNLAISRTIHIHARVGQPESPQVGDPRSPEWKIAFEAHLKWWDQIVKERFEAVADFLTITPEFGPEPYMQTIPFSGMPVANQWDINIYMMNFLKKRYAEFL is encoded by the coding sequence ATGAAAATAAAATTCTTTTGCCCAAGATGGGGTTCCGAAAATTTACAATGGGATGAGTTTGCCCATAAGGTTAGAGCTGCAGGTTATGATGGAATTGAAAGTCCAATACCGTTTGAAGAAAAGGAGAAGCTTGAAATAAAAGAAGCCTTAAAAAGTGAAGGTCTGGAATTAATAGGACAATATTATCAATCCTTTGAAGAAGAATTTGGAGCTCATAAAGATAACTTTAAAAGACACTTAGAGAGCATTGCAGAATTAAAACCAATATTGATTGTTTCACAAACCGGAAAAGATTATTTTTCAGCTGCACAGAATAAAAATCTTTTTCAGGCCGCAAGTGAAATCAGCAATAATACCGGAATTACGATATCACATGAGACACATCGTAACAAAGCCTTGTTTGCTGCGCACATTGCGAAGAATTTATTGCAAGAAAATCAAGAGGTGAGAATAACAGCAGATTTTTCGCATTGGTGTGTTGTTTCTGAAAGTTTATTAGAGCAGCAAAAAGATGCAGTCAACCTTGCTATTTCCAGAACTATTCACATACATGCTCGAGTAGGACAGCCTGAATCACCACAGGTTGGCGACCCACGATCCCCTGAATGGAAAATAGCATTTGAAGCACATTTGAAATGGTGGGATCAAATAGTAAAGGAAAGATTCGAAGCCGTAGCAGATTTTTTAACCATTACTCCAGAATTTGGCCCAGAGCCTTATATGCAGACAATTCCGTTTTCAGGAATGCCGGTTGCCAATCAATGGGATATTAATATTTATATGATGAACTTCCTTAAAAAGCGTTATGCAGAATTCTTATAA
- a CDS encoding substrate-binding domain-containing protein — translation MKKNLTINEIAKIANVSRGTVDRVVNKRGYVAEDKQKQIEKIIKEYNFTPNTHARNLALSKSLKVAVILPEHTVGEYWEPIVNSTETAGRNYLPFGLKISYYFYDQNNIDSFKNIEKTVFIEKYSAIITSQPQNASIKAFLRKCTTKKIPFVLLGTNNTKYGALSSLGQDATQGGRLAGKLINYGQESKAKYLIFNIYNEQNINPNVVSRIEGFKSYFKENKKIKTDLINLSINDENLSAKIMEKLSTLTKNDGIFIPNSRAHIVAKLLTKENKVRFLAFDLVKDNIQYLKEGVIDFLINQKPYEQGYRGVELLYRYLATFQEPQKIINIPAEVITIENLTFDEESDFTDKEKTSA, via the coding sequence ATGAAAAAAAACTTAACAATTAATGAAATTGCAAAAATTGCAAATGTATCCAGAGGTACCGTTGACCGTGTAGTTAATAAACGTGGTTATGTGGCAGAAGACAAACAAAAACAAATTGAGAAAATTATAAAAGAATATAATTTTACACCCAATACCCATGCCAGAAATCTAGCATTAAGCAAGAGCCTTAAAGTTGCTGTAATCTTACCTGAGCATACAGTGGGAGAATATTGGGAGCCAATTGTAAATTCAACAGAAACAGCAGGAAGAAACTATTTGCCTTTCGGTTTGAAAATAAGCTATTATTTTTATGACCAGAATAATATTGATAGTTTTAAGAATATAGAAAAGACGGTTTTTATTGAAAAATACAGTGCCATTATAACCTCACAACCTCAAAATGCTTCTATAAAAGCTTTTCTTCGAAAATGTACAACTAAGAAAATTCCTTTTGTATTGCTGGGAACTAATAATACTAAATATGGTGCATTATCCAGTTTGGGACAAGATGCCACACAAGGAGGAAGACTGGCAGGAAAGCTGATTAATTACGGGCAGGAATCCAAAGCTAAATACCTCATCTTTAACATCTATAACGAACAAAATATCAACCCTAATGTTGTAAGCAGAATTGAAGGCTTCAAATCCTATTTTAAAGAAAACAAAAAAATAAAAACGGATCTGATTAATCTGAGTATCAATGATGAAAACCTATCGGCTAAAATAATGGAGAAATTAAGTACCCTTACTAAAAATGATGGTATTTTTATTCCAAACTCAAGAGCACACATAGTTGCTAAACTATTGACCAAAGAAAATAAAGTACGCTTTTTGGCTTTTGATCTTGTAAAGGATAATATACAATATTTAAAAGAAGGCGTTATTGATTTTCTAATCAATCAAAAACCTTATGAGCAGGGATATAGAGGTGTTGAACTTCTTTACAGATATCTTGCAACTTTTCAGGAACCACAGAAAATTATTAATATACCTGCAGAGGTCATAACAATCGAAAATCTGACTTTTGATGAGGAGAGCGACTTTACCGACAAAGAAAAAACTTCTGCCTAA